From the genome of Dermacentor andersoni chromosome 3, qqDerAnde1_hic_scaffold, whole genome shotgun sequence:
TTAAGCCAATAGGCCCTAGGCTTTTTTTCTACGTATAAACATTAATTCTTTCATTACGTTGAAGGTACATTGACTTCTACGCGAGACACGAGGCTTCTTCTTGTCTTGTTGAGGCCAGGAATTCGCTGAACGAACTCGCCAAGTTTCTCCCAAGGTATAAAGGTGGCGCATTTTGGCGCCCCTTTGTGATGCtgattttattttcacagaccCCAGGAACACCAGCACCACCAAGCGTGAGCCAGCACTCACCTCGTCTCCAGTCTCTCGAGAGCCTGCTTGGCACGCTCGGGTTCCTTTTCTTCCATTCGTATCACAAAACTCCACGTCCTAACACATGCCATGACATCCGATAACCTCGTTTTCTCTTTTACTGCAAAGTCCTTCCTGTagacacaagagagagagagagagagtagagcGGTGGGGCACGACTATCGTAAATCAAGAACGTCTATTTTTGGACTCCAGCAGACAACGCATGGGACTCTTCACTCTTTGAATCACTTCTCTGTGCAATAGCTAGACTGACCACTGTTGCGAACTGTCAGCTGATGCACTTTTCTGGGCCAGCTATGGTGTTCCTTAGAGGAAGGTAACTggtagctgtggttgaaattaaAGTTAAGTTTGCCCCTGTCTGATAATGACTCTTGTGCAAGCAGAAGCGAACCGTGAAAAGAGCGTGAGTACCACCGGCGCAGAGATACAGCGAGAGAGACCACGATCAAAAATCATAGCTCAGACACACAGACGGACAGAAACGGGATGACAGAAGAGCGCTAACTACCGATTAATAACGGGCTTAGAGAATACTGtaacaatggggggggggggggggggaaagtgGTCGGGCTATGAACGGCTTGTTTTTCACTATAAAATTCGTGTGGCTGTGAACCACTTTTGCGCAAGTGTAGTTTTGTCAGCGGAAGTAGTGCCAAGCTCACGCGTGAAATTCCAGAGGGAGGAACAATATCACGATTGGGTTCTTGTTGTGTGAGAATCCCATCTGTGTACGTTTCAGATAAAGAGTTCACTTTTCTATGAAAGTGAATCGCGTGCGTCACATGGCGATAAGTTTCCAAATAACGCGGTTTGCTgaaacacctttttttttgttatctatAATCAGCACTGGTCTGTCGGCTTTTTTTCTGTCCGTATGTGTGTCTCTGCAATACGCAATTCGCCCTGACGTCAAACCAACAAATTAGGCAAAAACCTACACAACTAGGAAGTGTGAGAGAGAAGGTGGGAGAGAGCGAGTACGCGCGCGCGATAACGTGTAACACGTGTCTTGTTGCTCACTTGTGAACGTCCCTGAAGGGGACCTCTGTTGTCTCGTAGCCATACGTCCAGAAGTCGTGTTGAGCAGTCAGGTAGCCCTTAAACTCCTGGTGCCGAAACTGAAGAATAAACAGATAATAAAATATTCAAATGATCGCCCGCGAAATGGGGAAAGCAAAATACGGTCGAATATATTGTGCGTCTACGTTTCCCTTTCTCCTCTTCTACAACTATTACTGGAAATGCAGCTGGACACTTACGGTCTAGTAAGCCGGCTCTTCTCTTTCTCTGGAACCGATAATCAACAGTTCATATACACTACGTTGGTATACATGACTTACAGGACAGCATATTTGGCGAGAGCCTTAGTTCCACTCGCTAGATATACTAGTTTCATTCGCCAGTAAATGGTAAAATGCGGTAGTTTTGATACGTAGCTATGCATATATGTATGTGCTTTAAGGGGATACTAAATGGAAACAGTTAATCTTACATTGAGACTGGCAAATTACACTTTCAACACTCtcttttcgtgattttttttttttttgtaaaaggtTGATTATTACAAGTGCAAATGAAGGTCAGAATGTCATATCTTGAATTTTGAGCCGAAACCTTTGCACCGATATGTCAGTGTGACATCGCAAATTTCAAACCATTTCCTCGTATTTGCGCCACTGTGGCAAAGCGCCATTTCTTGAAACTCGCCAAGTTCAGTTTTTACCTCTTTTAGTGGACAATATAATCCATCTTTATCGACAAGCTAACTAGGCCCGAGCGGCCACCCTCAAAAAACAGTGACGTCATGGCAACGGTGCGAGAAATagaaggcggcgtcgccacctgtctgtAGTTCTTTCGTACTTAACTCACTTACCAAGTCTCCAGCAATGGTAGCAGTGACTTCCTGGATATTGTAAAAAGGCAATTTATTATTATATCTTACTGTTTCTCTTTCGGAGACATCTACGAGATTATGTATGGTGGTGTGAAgaaagcctcagaagtgtcattcATTTTTTACTGCGTTTTATGTCCGAGAAAACTATTTTGTAATTTCGTAATAACAATCTCGTAAGACGGTCACATGTCGCCAACTTAAAGCAACATCAGTCCGTCTGCGGGGTGTGGCACGCAAAAGCAAAATTGTGATCACTGTGTGATGCTCGCATCAGCTCTTGAAACTAGCTGTGGTGAGCTTCAACTAGATTACTTATTGCAGGCATCATGTGGAACTGTGGTTGCAATCGCCAAATGGGATCTGCTTAAACTCGCATTCTTTACTACATCTTTTTCATAAAACATTTGAGCAGGGACTAGTTTTTTACACCCGATCACAAACTTAAAAATGCGGTGGCTAGCATCATTGGTTTATATGCTGGCACATTCGCCATTATTTCCCTTACAGGAGGTACCTGATCCTCCTGCTGCCCACTCGATATCTCCCAAATACGCACATGGTCTACCCAGGAAATCGCGACTACCGTCTTATTACAGGGTGACAACTCAATTTATCGCCACAGTTTTCCCGGTTCAATATCCGAGTCTCTACATTACCCCAGTAAAGAAACAAACCACGTACGTATACTGCAGATACGTCCGCAGACGTGACAAAGCTATTTGTTTTATGCAGCAAAGTTCGCTGTAAACAAAATCACTGGAGTGGCCAGTTGACAAGAACGTCGGACCAAGGAACGGGTTTATAATGCGCACCTATAGCCCCTACCACCGAGAAAGTCGTCATCGGTATAAAGCAGTAACGCTACGAAAAGCCGTTCTAGTCGCTTGAACACGTTAGGCAGAAGAATTCGTGACACCTTCTCGAAGCAGTCTTCGAGCCCCGGCTCAGCCACGGCGCGCAGCCGGTACATCGACGGGCAGAATACGCCGCCGTCCACCAGCACCCGGCGAACCTCGGCGAAGAAGGAATCCCAGTGGAACCAGTGCAGCGCATTCAccgtcgacaccagtgccacggAGCCGGCGTCCAAGGGAAGGGACTCGGCGTTGGCCACCCTGCAGCGTTTACACTCGCGGTATACTGGGACTGTGAGCTTACGGCTCTCGAATTTTCCGGGCaaggaaacgcgttttaagcagtaTACTAAACTGGCAAAGAATGCGTGTTTATAGCCAGTATACGAGGCACTGGTTTAGCGCGTAATTTATAAAACATGAGCCATGCCTCCAGGATATGTGTGCACGCGCGTCTTGAGTACTTCAAAGTATGGCGGATGTAAAGAGTTGATGGTGTGCAGAATCCCCATCAAGGTGGCTGCAAGTGCAGATGTACACTATTTCATCTATTTTCTATCTGAACGCCGGCGCTGCTGTTCTAGACCTTGCCGCTGTTCTCAGGCTGCTGGGCAGAACTGGACCAGCAAATTGAATACTACACATGAGCGTATTCGGTAGTCCTGCGCAGGGACGTCTGGAATGACCAAGCGAACTTCCCGCGCCGAAATCAACGACTACAGAGTCGTCTGGAATACTACGTGACCATGGCGACGCGGAAACACCAATAGAGAAATAgataatttttgttttattttttattgccaGAGGCTGGGACAGTGCTGGACTGATTTAATAATTATGGCAAATGCTGGCAATAAATATTAAATGCCGCCGGCTTTTCCAATTGTTACACGAATGAAGGATGGTGATAAGTGAGGAGAATCCTTAGCAGTCCGATACGAAACGCAGTGCAGTCACTTGCAAAATCAAAAAACTGCTAAAGATAAATATGGCACTTTCTGCATAGCTCTACTGTCTAGAAGGTAGCAAAGGGGAAACAAGCTTCCGCTGCGATGGACCCGTGACTCACTCGAAGCTCACGTTCTTGGCGGTGCAAGCTGCTCGT
Proteins encoded in this window:
- the LOC126518047 gene encoding putative methyltransferase DDB_G0268948 produces the protein MPAHSTETRPCRLSAGISGESHGASCERPPASLEESYRRCFVGGDLSAQYKSVRPVMPPAMVADIVEYANQTVSCKDGVCADVGCGPGQSTERFCPHFRKVVGIDISETQIGIARAACTAKNVSFEVANAESLPLDAGSVALVSTVNALHWFHWDSFFAEVRRVLVDGGVFCPSMYRLRAVAEPGLEDCFEKFRHQEFKGYLTAQHDFWTYGYETTEVPFRDVHKKDFAVKEKTRLSDVMACVRTWSFVIRMEEKEPERAKQALERLETRIRSKLGKPDEDDPDVQVAYRASYILCRK